A genomic segment from Garra rufa chromosome 5, GarRuf1.0, whole genome shotgun sequence encodes:
- the LOC141335625 gene encoding mitochondrial fission 1 protein-like yields the protein MEAVVGEIVAPEDIEKFEKKYKAELSKGSVSKDTQFEYAWCLIRSKQSEDIKKGIVLLDELIHKGTKDDQRDYLFYLGVANYKLKEYERALKYIRTLLRNEPGNSQAEELEKLIDKAMKKDGLVGMAIVGGIGLGLAGLAGLIGLAVSKKSA from the exons ATGGAAGCTGTTGTTGGTGAAATTGTTGCCCCAGAGGATATAGAG AAATTCGAGAAGAAATACAAGGCAGAGTTGTCAAAGGGTTCTGTGTCTAAAGACACGCAGTTCGAGTATGCGTGGTGTCTAATCAGGAGCAAACAGTCGGAGGACATCAAGAAGGGAATAGTGCTACTCGATG AACTTATCCATAAGGGTACCAAGGATGACCAGCGGGATTACCTCTTTTACTTGGGTGTTGCCAACTATAAGCTCAAG GAATATGAGAGAGCTCTGAAATACATCAGGACTTTACTGAGGAATGAACCAGGAAATTCTCAAGCTGAAGAACTGGAGAAACTGATTGATAAAGCCATGAAGAAAG atgGGCTGGTTGGAATGGCAATTGTTGGTGGCATTGGCCTGGGTTTGGCTGGATTGGCTGGTCTGATTGGTTTAGCTGTGTCTAAGAAATCTGCATAA
- the cldn15b gene encoding claudin-15b has product MKDILQIFALLLGFLACGSAVLSLHYYSWKISTDDDNVILTSDIFENLWMSCAVDSTGSFNCWNFKSMLALPGYIQACRALMITSIVLGTFGLVATLVGMQCSKIGGENYVMKGRIAGTGGVFFILQGLCTMIAVSWYAFNITQEFFDPLYPGTKYEIGDGLYIGWSSATMALCGGSCLLCSCGMRSPEEEKRQSHLQNVRSYSYQPQSRQIQTVSATSNVPSSQYGFSAYV; this is encoded by the exons ATGAAAGACATACTGCAAATTTTTGCACTTCTCTTGGGTTTTTTGGCATGTGGGTCTGCTGTATTATCACTACATTATTACTCCTGGAAAATATCTACAGACGATGATAATGTCATCCTCACCTCCGACATTTTTGAGAACCTCTGGATGTCCTGTGCGGTTGACTCTACCGGTTCTTTCAATTGTTGGAATTTTAAGTCCATGCTGGCTTTACCAG GTTATATCCAAGCATGCCGTGCATTGATGATCACATCCATTGTGCTGGGCACATTCGGATTGGTGGCAACTTTAGTGGGTATGCAGTGTTCCAAAATAGGAGGGGAGAATTATGTAATGAAGGGTCGGATCGCTGGGACTGGAGGTGTCTTCTTCATACTGCAAG GTCTGTGCACGATGATTGCAGTGTCTTGGTATGCTTTCAATATCACTCAGGAATTCTTTGACCCACTTTATCCAGGAACAAA GTATGAAATTGGAGATGGACTGTACATTGGCTGGAGTTCAGCCACAATGGCTTTATGTGGTGGCAGCTGCTTGCTGTGTTCCTGTGGAATGCGCAGCCCAGAGGAAGAAAAAAGACA atCACATCTTCAGAACGTCAGATCATACTCCTACCAGCCTCAATCCAGACAGATTCAGACAGTCTCTGCAACATCTAATGTCCCTTCCAGCCAATATGGATTTAGTGCATACGTGTAA
- the naa38 gene encoding N-alpha-acetyltransferase 38, NatC auxiliary subunit isoform X2 yields the protein MATECEENGTEMQNEVEASAYSLARCKLENLLNKSMRIRMTDGRTLVGLFLCTDRDCNVILGSAQEFLKSTDSFSQGEPRVLGLAMIPGHHVVSIEVESESLQTTTHGL from the exons ATGGCAACAGAATGCGAAGAGAATGGCACTGAAATGCAAAATGAG GTGGAGGCGTCTGCTTATTCGCTCGCTCGGTGTAAGCTGGAGAACCTCCTCAATAAGAGTATGAGGATCCGGATGACAGACGGGCGCACGCTTGTGGGCCTCTTTTTGTGCACAGACAGAGACTGCAACGTCATCCTGGGATCTGCACAAGAGTTTCTCAAATCCACAG ATTCTTTCTCACAAGGTGAGCCCAGAGTGTTGGGACTGGCGATGATCCCTGGCCATCATGTGGTTTCTATAGAAGTGGAATCCGAAAGCCTTCAGACCACCACCCATGGACTCTGA
- the naa38 gene encoding N-alpha-acetyltransferase 38, NatC auxiliary subunit isoform X1 — MALKCKMRSEYVVTQGTNEILMLKLMLVEASAYSLARCKLENLLNKSMRIRMTDGRTLVGLFLCTDRDCNVILGSAQEFLKSTDSFSQGEPRVLGLAMIPGHHVVSIEVESESLQTTTHGL; from the exons ATGGCACTGAAATGCAAAATGAGGTCTGAATACGTTGTCACACAAGGGACCAATGAAATATTAATGCTGAAGCTAATGCTA GTGGAGGCGTCTGCTTATTCGCTCGCTCGGTGTAAGCTGGAGAACCTCCTCAATAAGAGTATGAGGATCCGGATGACAGACGGGCGCACGCTTGTGGGCCTCTTTTTGTGCACAGACAGAGACTGCAACGTCATCCTGGGATCTGCACAAGAGTTTCTCAAATCCACAG ATTCTTTCTCACAAGGTGAGCCCAGAGTGTTGGGACTGGCGATGATCCCTGGCCATCATGTGGTTTCTATAGAAGTGGAATCCGAAAGCCTTCAGACCACCACCCATGGACTCTGA